The following coding sequences lie in one Peribacillus frigoritolerans genomic window:
- a CDS encoding VOC family protein: MKINHINLTVNDVTASREFLETYFGLSCAGSRGDGFAAMKDDDGSILTLMKGSDVHYPKTFHVGFIQENEEQVNRINQKLKDDGFMVKPPKHLHRYTFYVEAPGGFNVEVLC, from the coding sequence ATGAAGATCAATCACATAAATTTAACTGTTAATGATGTTACAGCCTCACGTGAGTTTTTAGAAACATACTTTGGTTTATCATGTGCAGGAAGTCGAGGAGATGGGTTCGCCGCAATGAAAGATGATGATGGTTCCATATTGACACTAATGAAAGGAAGCGATGTACATTACCCCAAGACTTTTCATGTTGGATTCATACAAGAAAATGAAGAACAAGTTAACAGGATCAATCAGAAGTTGAAGGATGATGGTTTCATGGTAAAACCTCCAAAACATTTACACAGATATACTTTCTACGTAGAAGCGCCCGGAGGATTTAATGTTGAAGTACTGTGTTAA
- a CDS encoding amino acid permease — protein MGYGLENNDQLQRSMKRRHLFMLSLGGVIGTGLFLNAGYTINQAGAGGALIGYLAGGLILYMVMVCLGELAVHMPVTGSFQKYAAEYIGPSAGFSLGWMYFVGSAATAGVEFTAAGILMKQWFPHSPTWIWCAVFIVLLFTLNALTTRGFAEAEYWFAGIKIVAVILFILIGIAGIFGFVSLSDRPTPFFENLAPSGLFPAGGITIIFVTMMNVIFSYQGSELIGIAAGESEKPEENIPKAIRNVLFRIIVFYISSIIILSAIFPASELGLLESPFVTLMKIAGIPYAASIMNFIILTAILSVGNSCLYASTRLLWSMAHDGMAPKVFGLLSKRKVPLNALLFTICFSLLSLLTSFIAADTVFVILMSIAGISVTISWMGIALSQYMFRRKFIKAGGKTEDLQYIVPFYPFVPLFCLGFCLLILVFLAFDPTQRVGLFYGIGFLVACILFYKFKLAKKVESNTSFENEKIL, from the coding sequence ATGGGGTATGGACTGGAGAATAATGATCAGCTGCAACGCTCGATGAAAAGACGCCATTTATTTATGCTTTCACTTGGCGGCGTAATTGGTACAGGCCTTTTTTTAAATGCAGGCTATACAATTAACCAAGCGGGGGCAGGAGGAGCCCTGATCGGTTATCTAGCCGGCGGTCTTATTTTGTATATGGTCATGGTCTGCCTTGGCGAGCTAGCCGTTCATATGCCGGTTACTGGATCATTCCAAAAATATGCTGCCGAATATATTGGGCCTTCCGCTGGTTTCTCTCTAGGATGGATGTATTTCGTAGGTTCAGCCGCAACTGCAGGAGTTGAGTTTACGGCAGCAGGAATATTGATGAAACAATGGTTCCCCCATAGTCCTACCTGGATTTGGTGTGCTGTGTTCATAGTGCTTTTATTTACATTGAATGCATTAACGACAAGAGGTTTTGCAGAGGCGGAATATTGGTTTGCTGGAATAAAAATCGTTGCAGTGATTTTGTTTATATTGATTGGAATCGCTGGCATCTTTGGTTTTGTCTCTTTATCTGATCGTCCAACCCCATTCTTTGAGAATTTGGCTCCTTCTGGTCTTTTTCCAGCAGGCGGGATTACAATTATCTTTGTGACAATGATGAATGTAATATTTTCTTACCAAGGCTCAGAACTAATAGGAATTGCGGCAGGGGAAAGTGAAAAACCTGAAGAGAACATCCCTAAAGCCATTCGAAACGTACTATTTAGAATCATTGTTTTTTACATTTCGTCCATTATCATCCTTTCCGCCATATTCCCTGCTTCGGAATTAGGCTTATTGGAAAGTCCTTTTGTAACTTTAATGAAGATAGCGGGGATACCTTATGCAGCAAGTATCATGAATTTCATTATTTTGACAGCCATTCTTTCTGTAGGGAATTCATGTCTGTATGCTTCCACGCGTTTGCTTTGGTCGATGGCCCATGATGGAATGGCACCTAAGGTGTTTGGTCTATTGTCCAAAAGGAAAGTGCCATTGAATGCCCTTCTTTTTACGATATGCTTTTCGCTTCTATCGTTATTGACGAGCTTCATTGCGGCGGATACTGTGTTCGTGATACTTATGTCCATAGCGGGAATTTCCGTCACGATCTCTTGGATGGGAATTGCTTTATCGCAATATATGTTTAGAAGGAAGTTTATAAAAGCGGGTGGTAAAACGGAAGATTTACAATACATAGTACCATTTTACCCATTTGTCCCGTTATTCTGTTTAGGCTTTTGTTTGCTGATTCTAGTATTCCTTGCCTTTGACCCTACTCAACGAGTTGGACTGTTTTATGGAATAGGATTTTTGGTAGCCTGTATATTATTCTATAAATTTAAATTGGCGAAGAAAGTAGAGTCAAACACTAGCTTTGAAAATGAAAAAATATTGTAA
- a CDS encoding dimethylarginine dimethylaminohydrolase family protein — protein MFNHAIVRKIGKSFVNGLTTSDLGNPDYEKALVQHEAYVEALKRCGVKVTVLESDERYPDSTFVEDTAVLTPKCALVTNPGADSRNGEIIEMKEVLKDFYETIEYIQSPGMLDGGDVMQVENHFYVGLSTRTNEAGALQFKDIMGKYGYDTTIIPLKKFFHLKTGVNYLGDNNLLVAGEFINHEAFSSFNQITVKEEEEYSGNCVRMNDCVIVPKGFDGTKKKIEDLGYTVIEVEMSEFQKQDGGLSCLSLRF, from the coding sequence ATGTTTAATCACGCGATTGTAAGAAAGATTGGAAAAAGTTTTGTAAATGGCTTAACAACATCGGATTTAGGAAACCCGGATTATGAAAAAGCGCTTGTACAACACGAAGCTTATGTAGAAGCATTAAAACGCTGCGGTGTGAAAGTGACCGTTCTCGAATCGGATGAAAGATACCCTGATTCTACGTTTGTAGAAGATACTGCAGTGTTGACCCCAAAATGTGCACTTGTAACCAATCCTGGTGCAGATAGCCGTAATGGTGAAATTATTGAAATGAAAGAAGTTTTAAAGGACTTTTATGAAACAATCGAATATATTCAATCACCGGGTATGTTGGATGGCGGAGATGTAATGCAAGTTGAAAATCACTTCTATGTTGGCCTTTCAACCAGAACGAATGAAGCAGGTGCTCTGCAGTTCAAAGATATCATGGGTAAGTATGGTTATGATACGACCATCATTCCCCTTAAGAAATTCTTTCATTTAAAAACGGGTGTCAATTACCTGGGAGACAATAATTTATTAGTGGCCGGGGAATTCATTAATCACGAAGCTTTTTCTAGCTTTAATCAAATCACCGTAAAAGAGGAAGAAGAATATTCGGGTAACTGCGTCAGAATGAACGACTGCGTTATTGTCCCAAAAGGGTTTGATGGTACAAAGAAAAAAATTGAAGATTTGGGATACACAGTAATTGAAGTGGAAATGTCGGAATTTCAAAAACAAGATGGCGGCCTTAGTTGTCTCTCATTGAGGTTCTAA
- a CDS encoding amidohydrolase, translating into MKTIQETVVDEVISWRRHFHENPELSYQEHQTSEFIYRKLKTFSGLEVTRPTETSVLAVLKGTKKSARKSNTISFRADIDALPIEEEAEIEFKSKNPGVMHACGHDAHAAMLLGAARVLSGKKDAIDGEIRFIFQHAEEVLPGGAQELVKKGVMEGVDYAFALHVTPYERTGTICVREGVFCAAADDFEIKIIGQGGHASTPELTVDPLIIGAEITTNIQHIVSRKISALRTPVISVTQFHSGSALNVIPEYAEIGGTIRSLDSDSRVKAREHLEQIVKGISEAHGAKCEITWYLGYPAVVNDKAAVDISITVMEGIFEENNIIKVDDPMFGTEDFSAFSEIVPSSMQFLGVHNNEFGKAYPLHHPKFKIDERALGYGVRYFVGIADKLCSHSNN; encoded by the coding sequence ATGAAGACAATACAGGAGACGGTTGTGGATGAAGTGATTTCATGGAGACGTCATTTTCACGAAAATCCGGAGCTTTCATATCAGGAGCACCAGACTTCTGAATTTATCTACAGGAAATTAAAAACCTTTTCAGGATTGGAAGTGACGAGACCAACCGAAACGAGTGTTTTAGCGGTTCTTAAAGGAACAAAAAAATCTGCCCGAAAATCGAATACCATATCTTTTCGTGCAGATATTGATGCTCTCCCGATTGAAGAGGAAGCAGAAATTGAATTCAAATCAAAAAATCCTGGGGTTATGCATGCATGCGGACATGATGCACATGCTGCGATGTTATTAGGTGCTGCTAGAGTCCTCTCCGGGAAAAAAGATGCAATTGATGGAGAAATCAGGTTTATTTTCCAACACGCAGAAGAGGTACTTCCTGGGGGAGCTCAGGAATTGGTGAAAAAAGGGGTCATGGAAGGAGTGGATTATGCATTTGCACTGCATGTTACTCCTTATGAACGAACAGGAACAATATGTGTAAGGGAAGGGGTATTCTGTGCTGCCGCCGATGATTTTGAAATTAAAATTATTGGTCAGGGCGGTCATGCGTCGACTCCTGAATTAACGGTAGATCCGCTGATCATTGGTGCAGAAATTACGACGAATATTCAACATATCGTTTCCAGAAAAATTTCAGCACTTAGGACACCAGTCATTTCAGTCACTCAGTTCCATTCCGGAAGTGCGCTCAATGTCATACCAGAATATGCGGAAATCGGTGGTACCATTCGTTCCTTGGACTCTGATAGCCGAGTGAAAGCAAGGGAGCATCTTGAGCAAATCGTTAAGGGAATTTCGGAAGCGCATGGGGCAAAATGTGAAATTACTTGGTATTTAGGGTATCCAGCAGTGGTAAATGATAAAGCTGCTGTTGATATTTCAATAACGGTCATGGAAGGCATTTTTGAAGAGAATAACATCATCAAGGTTGATGATCCCATGTTTGGAACAGAAGATTTTTCGGCTTTTTCCGAAATCGTTCCCTCTTCCATGCAATTTCTAGGCGTCCATAATAATGAGTTTGGAAAAGCTTATCCTTTACACCATCCTAAATTTAAAATCGATGAGAGGGCTTTAGGGTATGGAGTAAGATATTTTGTAGGAATAGCGGATAAATTGTGCAGTCATTCAAATAATTGA
- a CDS encoding YfcC family protein, protein MFIVIVIVTVLTYILPAGQYERIEKDGRSVVDPTSFEFVESTPVGLLEMFSSIHAGMIEGASIILFVFLFGGALGIMQATGALDAFIKFVAVRFGTKEKLLIPLMVLIFASLGTLIGSAEDALVYIAIIVPMTIALGFDALTGFAIVMLGTLATGFISGITNPFNVGVAQSIAELPMYSGMGLRIALLAVFYVVTVLYIYFHAMKVKRNPELGEYGKFRREDHAHFDKNFRISKRHSAALIILLVNFILLVYGVIKLGWYISEIGGLFLLSGIIMGIIGGLTPSKMANGFISGAGDMVSGALIIGVAQTILVIITSGGLLDTILYYAAGLVEQLPPAINAIGMFIVQLFLNFIVPSGSGQAALTMPIMAPLADLMGVTRQTAVLAFQLGDGISNMIFPTSGVLLAGLAVAGISFTKWVKWVFPYLLIQFAIAIIFLIIAQSIQYGPF, encoded by the coding sequence ATGTTTATCGTAATTGTAATAGTGACGGTTTTAACCTATATCTTACCTGCAGGACAATATGAAAGAATTGAAAAGGATGGCCGAAGTGTAGTCGATCCAACTTCCTTTGAATTCGTTGAATCAACACCAGTGGGATTATTGGAAATGTTCAGCAGTATTCACGCAGGGATGATTGAAGGAGCATCAATTATCTTGTTCGTCTTTTTGTTTGGCGGAGCATTGGGAATCATGCAGGCAACAGGAGCACTGGATGCTTTCATTAAGTTTGTGGCTGTCCGATTCGGAACAAAAGAGAAATTGCTTATTCCGTTGATGGTATTGATCTTCGCTTCATTAGGGACACTGATCGGATCTGCTGAAGATGCATTAGTTTATATCGCAATCATTGTTCCGATGACGATTGCATTAGGCTTTGATGCACTTACGGGTTTTGCGATCGTCATGCTTGGGACATTGGCGACTGGATTCATTTCGGGCATTACGAACCCTTTTAATGTAGGAGTTGCCCAAAGCATTGCAGAACTGCCCATGTATTCGGGAATGGGGTTGCGAATCGCTCTTCTTGCAGTGTTTTATGTCGTTACAGTATTGTACATCTATTTCCATGCAATGAAGGTTAAAAGAAACCCTGAACTGGGGGAGTATGGGAAATTCAGGCGTGAAGATCATGCACATTTTGATAAAAACTTTAGGATAAGTAAAAGACATAGCGCCGCTTTAATTATTTTATTGGTGAATTTCATCCTATTAGTATATGGAGTTATTAAATTAGGATGGTATATAAGTGAAATTGGCGGCTTGTTTTTATTAAGCGGGATCATTATGGGCATAATTGGAGGCTTAACTCCATCCAAGATGGCTAATGGTTTTATTTCAGGAGCAGGCGATATGGTTTCCGGGGCATTGATAATAGGAGTTGCGCAGACAATCCTAGTCATCATTACAAGTGGCGGATTGCTGGATACTATTTTATATTATGCTGCAGGATTGGTTGAACAACTTCCTCCCGCCATAAATGCAATCGGAATGTTCATTGTCCAATTATTTCTTAACTTCATTGTACCATCCGGAAGTGGGCAAGCTGCATTGACGATGCCGATCATGGCTCCATTAGCGGATTTAATGGGTGTGACAAGACAAACAGCAGTATTAGCTTTCCAATTAGGGGATGGGATATCGAATATGATATTTCCGACTTCTGGAGTGCTATTGGCTGGATTGGCAGTAGCAGGCATATCATTTACGAAATGGGTAAAATGGGTGTTTCCATATCTTCTGATTCAGTTTGCGATAGCGATTATCTTTTTGATCATTGCTCAAAGCATACAGTATGGCCCTTTTTAA
- a CDS encoding M20/M25/M40 family metallo-hydrolase — protein MSQLLWGTPETLRALLCELVSWESRTLTLGERTFPYKVQEKLRELEYFKRNPAYLSLHEADLGRNFVNAFYKHPDSKETVVLISHFDTVHTEEYGDLETLAFQPEELTKKLHDRKDDLPEEARIDLESGKYLFGRGTMDMKMGLALHMAIIEKASIEKWPINLLLLTVPDEEVNSAGMRAAVKELVSLRDKYDLSYKMFFNSEPSFSQKPGDNSHYIYSGTLGKIMPAALFYGKETHVGEPLKGITANYIASFLTQLMEWNTLFQESDLGEETPLPVSLQQKDLKLQYSTQTPYRAAALYNVFIMKRTAAEIMDLFEQVANEAAMKCNESYKALCLREHIEGVGDVQVLRYEKLLSYAEGKFGGSFVEQIKSEVKGNMDLDEREKSFRIAEKLMIQCQELSPAIVLLFAPPYYPAVNTSDDPLIIESVKLMKETANMLDEEVSQIHYFNGLCDLSYVQYTDESDGWTAFEKNTPVWGDTYSIPFADMQKLQAPVLNVGPFGKDAHQRTERLHIDSAFVHTPVMLEKLVKSMFKCLVEK, from the coding sequence ATGAGTCAATTACTATGGGGTACTCCAGAAACGCTCCGTGCTTTGTTATGTGAACTTGTTAGCTGGGAAAGCCGTACTCTTACATTGGGGGAACGCACGTTTCCTTATAAGGTTCAAGAGAAATTGAGGGAGCTTGAATATTTTAAAAGGAATCCGGCGTACTTATCGCTTCACGAGGCTGATTTAGGGAGGAATTTTGTCAATGCCTTTTATAAACATCCCGATAGCAAGGAGACCGTTGTATTAATCAGCCATTTTGATACGGTTCATACTGAAGAATACGGTGATCTTGAGACTCTTGCATTTCAGCCGGAGGAGCTCACAAAAAAACTTCATGACCGGAAAGATGATCTGCCGGAGGAAGCGCGCATTGATCTTGAATCAGGAAAGTACTTGTTTGGTAGAGGAACAATGGATATGAAAATGGGGCTTGCCCTTCATATGGCTATCATCGAAAAGGCAAGCATTGAAAAATGGCCGATCAATCTCCTGCTGTTAACCGTTCCTGATGAGGAAGTGAATTCTGCGGGAATGAGGGCTGCAGTTAAAGAACTTGTGTCTTTACGTGATAAATATGACCTTTCCTATAAAATGTTTTTTAATAGTGAACCTTCCTTTTCACAGAAGCCGGGCGATAATAGCCATTATATTTATTCCGGAACCTTGGGGAAAATCATGCCCGCTGCCCTTTTTTATGGGAAAGAAACTCATGTGGGTGAGCCATTAAAGGGCATAACGGCTAACTATATAGCCTCATTCCTCACGCAGCTCATGGAGTGGAACACTCTTTTTCAGGAAAGTGATCTTGGCGAGGAAACACCTTTACCAGTATCGCTACAGCAAAAAGATCTGAAACTACAATATTCAACACAGACACCTTATCGTGCAGCAGCGCTTTATAATGTGTTCATTATGAAAAGGACAGCTGCAGAAATAATGGATTTATTCGAGCAGGTTGCAAACGAAGCAGCGATGAAATGCAATGAATCTTATAAAGCTCTTTGTCTGCGTGAACATATTGAAGGTGTAGGTGACGTACAAGTATTGCGCTACGAAAAGTTACTTTCATATGCGGAGGGCAAATTTGGCGGCAGTTTTGTTGAGCAAATAAAGAGTGAAGTTAAAGGAAACATGGATTTGGATGAGCGGGAAAAATCATTTAGGATTGCTGAAAAATTGATGATACAATGTCAGGAGCTTTCACCCGCCATTGTATTGCTGTTCGCACCGCCATATTATCCAGCCGTCAATACGTCCGATGATCCGCTTATCATCGAATCTGTGAAATTAATGAAGGAAACTGCCAACATGCTTGATGAAGAAGTCAGCCAAATTCATTATTTTAATGGCCTTTGCGATTTAAGCTATGTTCAATATACTGATGAATCTGATGGCTGGACGGCTTTTGAAAAAAATACACCGGTCTGGGGCGATACTTACAGCATTCCTTTTGCTGATATGCAAAAACTTCAGGCACCCGTGCTTAATGTGGGTCCATTCGGCAAGGATGCCCACCAGCGTACTGAGCGCCTTCACATCGATAGTGCCTTCGTCCATACGCCCGTTATGCTGGAGAAGTTAGTAAAGAGTATGTTTAAGTGTTTGGTTGAGAAGTGA
- a CDS encoding dimethylarginine dimethylaminohydrolase family protein, protein MYKPLERVIVKHPKEAFISQEHLSQAWRNFNFAEEPDFNEALTEYGDFITILEKYVPNIDYLPASSVVGIDSLYAHDPVKFTSQGAIILKSGKELRQPEANVYKEFCKEKNIPIIGYLTGDAVADGGDIIWLDDKTLVVGHGYRTNAEAIRQLKEMTAHLVDDFIVVQLPHDQGEAECLHLMSFISLVDHDLAVVHSRLMPVFFRKLLIERGIQLIEVPVDEYLNLGCNVLAIAPRVCVISSGNAYTKQQLLDAGATVYEYKGTEISYKGTGGPTCLTCPVVRTKGD, encoded by the coding sequence ATGTACAAACCATTGGAACGTGTCATTGTAAAACATCCGAAAGAAGCTTTTATTAGTCAAGAGCATTTAAGCCAAGCATGGCGGAACTTCAACTTTGCGGAAGAGCCAGATTTCAACGAAGCGCTAACAGAGTATGGTGACTTTATTACCATTTTAGAGAAATATGTTCCAAACATCGATTATTTGCCAGCATCTTCGGTAGTCGGGATTGACTCCTTATATGCGCATGACCCGGTCAAATTCACAAGCCAAGGGGCCATTATTTTAAAGTCAGGGAAAGAATTGAGGCAGCCTGAAGCTAATGTATACAAGGAATTTTGTAAGGAAAAGAACATCCCGATTATAGGGTATTTAACGGGTGATGCGGTCGCGGATGGCGGTGATATCATTTGGCTTGATGATAAAACCCTGGTTGTCGGACATGGTTATCGTACAAACGCAGAAGCCATTCGGCAATTAAAGGAAATGACCGCACATCTTGTGGATGATTTCATCGTAGTTCAGCTGCCGCATGATCAAGGAGAGGCGGAGTGTCTCCATCTTATGTCTTTCATCAGCCTAGTCGACCATGATTTAGCCGTAGTTCATTCCCGCCTTATGCCTGTCTTTTTCAGAAAACTGCTTATTGAACGAGGCATTCAGCTTATCGAAGTGCCGGTTGATGAGTACTTGAACTTGGGCTGTAATGTGCTTGCCATCGCTCCGCGGGTTTGCGTTATATCTTCTGGTAACGCTTACACGAAGCAACAGCTTCTTGATGCCGGGGCAACGGTTTATGAATACAAAGGAACTGAAATCAGTTACAAAGGCACTGGCGGTCCAACTTGTTTAACCTGCCCGGTGGTGCGTACAAAGGGGGATTGA
- a CDS encoding IclR family transcriptional regulator has translation MQSIDRAMNVIKVLVSNSSENWLSITELSQECDLPVSSMHRLLKAMSSHGLIQQDGQSKQYGLGNIWLEYGLRMYDKMDYISQIRPELERLMNKVEESVYLSQPIGMESLVIERIDSEKSQIRVYDQLGSRVPMHIGAANKAMLAYMPYKQAKKIVDALLPTQERAAFWDILQETKMKGHGISHSERTEGTCSVAVPILNHFGEVHGAVSIGFVSFNLTEERLDFLIKNVMETGNRVSAKLGYRGS, from the coding sequence ATGCAATCGATCGACCGTGCCATGAACGTTATAAAGGTGCTCGTTTCCAATTCATCGGAAAACTGGCTGTCAATTACGGAACTTTCTCAAGAGTGTGATCTTCCTGTCAGCTCCATGCATCGTTTGTTAAAAGCGATGTCCTCGCATGGATTAATCCAACAGGACGGGCAATCCAAACAATATGGTTTGGGGAATATTTGGCTCGAATACGGTTTACGTATGTATGACAAAATGGATTACATCAGCCAAATAAGGCCTGAACTGGAAAGACTGATGAACAAAGTGGAGGAAAGCGTCTACCTTAGCCAGCCAATCGGAATGGAATCACTCGTTATCGAACGAATCGACAGTGAAAAAAGCCAAATCCGGGTTTATGACCAGCTTGGCTCACGAGTTCCTATGCATATTGGGGCCGCCAATAAAGCGATGCTAGCCTATATGCCATATAAACAAGCGAAAAAAATTGTAGATGCTCTTCTGCCAACTCAAGAAAGAGCAGCTTTTTGGGATATATTGCAAGAGACTAAAATGAAGGGACATGGAATCAGTCACAGTGAACGAACAGAAGGAACATGTTCTGTTGCCGTGCCGATATTGAACCATTTTGGGGAAGTTCACGGTGCGGTGAGCATAGGTTTTGTCAGCTTTAACCTGACAGAAGAAAGACTTGATTTCCTCATTAAGAATGTGATGGAAACTGGCAATCGGGTTTCTGCAAAATTAGGGTATAGGGGATCATGA
- a CDS encoding SAV0927 family protein, whose product MNFDILSENKENQAIHHYCLLSQDYRYDVTIVYSGQFFGKAMVTSMQSGRMILLCANDINLDQYWAPTLGIEQEDIHEFQNFLKLVLQSPFHFEEY is encoded by the coding sequence TTGAATTTTGATATTCTTTCCGAAAATAAAGAAAACCAGGCTATTCATCATTATTGCTTATTGTCACAAGATTATAGATATGATGTGACCATTGTATATTCGGGCCAGTTTTTCGGTAAAGCAATGGTGACTTCCATGCAAAGCGGAAGAATGATCCTGCTTTGTGCCAATGATATTAATTTAGATCAATACTGGGCTCCGACCCTGGGCATTGAACAAGAGGATATACATGAGTTTCAAAACTTTCTCAAGCTAGTGTTACAATCCCCATTTCATTTTGAAGAATACTGA
- a CDS encoding Glu/Leu/Phe/Val family dehydrogenase, giving the protein MPEKIKVIEKRQLDNPLQEFQDILKEAIHVLNYPDQVFDFLKAPMRFLEVCIPIQMDNGETRMFQGYRAQHNDAAGPTKGGIRFHPDVTPEEVKALAGWMSLKCGITDLPYGGAKGGIVCDPRQMSSSELERLSRGYVRAVSQIVGPTKDIPAPDMYTNSQIMAWMLDEYDHIREFDSPGFITGKPLRLGGSKGREKATSKGVLYTLQMICDLKGIPIEGMRVIIQGFGNVGSHLAMYLHEMGAKVVGIADELGGLYDPNGLDIPYLLENRDSFGVVSNLYKDSLSNQEILEKECDVLIPAAISGVVNKDNATRLKCEILIEAANGPTTKEAIKILDDKGIVLVPDILANSGGVIVSYFEWCQNNQGYYWTEELVDERLKEKITASFLNVYHTSQKYSVNMKVAAYIEGIRKIAEASQLRGWVRF; this is encoded by the coding sequence ATGCCAGAGAAAATTAAGGTAATAGAAAAACGTCAATTGGATAATCCACTGCAAGAATTCCAGGATATCTTAAAAGAAGCGATTCATGTTTTGAACTATCCTGATCAGGTTTTTGATTTTCTAAAAGCGCCAATGCGTTTTCTGGAAGTCTGTATTCCTATTCAAATGGATAATGGGGAGACAAGGATGTTTCAAGGGTATCGGGCTCAACATAATGATGCAGCCGGTCCAACTAAAGGGGGGATTCGGTTTCACCCGGATGTCACTCCCGAAGAAGTTAAGGCATTGGCCGGATGGATGAGCTTGAAATGCGGAATAACCGATCTTCCATATGGAGGGGCGAAAGGCGGCATTGTGTGTGATCCCAGACAGATGAGTTCATCTGAGCTTGAACGATTAAGCCGAGGGTATGTCAGGGCAGTAAGTCAAATAGTGGGACCTACAAAAGATATCCCTGCACCTGATATGTATACGAATTCACAAATCATGGCCTGGATGCTGGATGAATACGATCACATCAGGGAATTCGATTCACCCGGCTTCATTACAGGAAAGCCTCTGAGGTTAGGGGGATCGAAGGGCAGGGAAAAGGCCACTTCCAAAGGAGTATTGTACACACTTCAAATGATATGTGATTTAAAGGGGATTCCTATTGAAGGCATGCGTGTGATCATTCAGGGATTCGGGAATGTTGGCAGTCATTTGGCCATGTATTTACATGAAATGGGGGCTAAGGTTGTCGGAATAGCGGATGAGCTTGGAGGTTTATATGATCCGAATGGCTTGGACATTCCTTACCTTTTGGAGAACAGGGACTCGTTTGGGGTCGTTTCGAACTTATACAAAGATTCGTTATCCAATCAAGAAATATTGGAAAAAGAGTGTGATGTGCTGATTCCCGCGGCCATCAGCGGAGTGGTGAATAAAGATAATGCAACACGATTAAAATGTGAAATCCTGATTGAAGCAGCAAATGGTCCGACCACAAAGGAAGCAATCAAGATTCTTGATGATAAAGGTATAGTGCTAGTCCCGGATATTTTGGCGAATTCAGGAGGGGTGATAGTCTCGTATTTTGAATGGTGCCAGAACAACCAAGGCTATTACTGGACGGAAGAGCTTGTAGATGAACGATTGAAGGAAAAGATAACGGCCAGCTTTTTGAATGTCTACCATACTTCACAAAAATATTCCGTGAACATGAAAGTGGCGGCTTATATTGAAGGGATTCGCAAAATAGCTGAAGCATCCCAGCTTCGAGGTTGGGTCAGGTTCTGA